The nucleotide sequence GGCATAGAGGAAATACGCTTCGGTCTGCTTGCTCTTGAGCCAGATGCCCCAATTTTCGTAGGTGTTCTCGTGACCGAACACATAGCCGTCGGTATTGCAGAAGATGAGGTCGAGCAGCCGCGCGGCCTTCTGCCAGATGACACGCACATAGGCTTCCCAGGAGCCGTCGAATGTCGCGGTCAGCAGCACGTAGTCCACGGCGTCCTCGGTCTCGTCCTCGGGTTCGAGCACGGCGATCCCCACGGAGTGGATGCGTCCCACGCGCTCCACGGAGTCGGACAGCACGCGGGCGAGCTCGTATTCATATGCGCTGACGCGTCCGCCATTCAGCGCCCGCAACACGTATTTGACGCGTGTCTTGTAGGTGGTCGCATCCAGGCACGGTACGAACCCCTTCTTGATCGGAGCCATCACCCTGAAGTCGGAGGTGCCGGCCATGCTGCCGGTCTTGATTGTCAAATCCCGACGCATGTCTCAATCTCCCTGGTGCGAGCGGCCGCCTGATCGTCGCGCCCTCGCTAAAAATGCAACTATTACGTGTTTTCTTCGGCGAGTATGTAATTTGGCTCACAATTGCCGCGACTAACTCTGCTGCTCCGGCGCGCGTCGCTCTATGAACTGGCCCACAATCCCGAACTTTCCTTCGCAGCCCGCAGAACGGAAAGTCGCCCGAACCGATCGCATCGCGTCGCTCGTCGCGCGCAGCATGGGACGAGGGCGGCGCACTACCGGCGCGGGCCACTCAGCCCGGCGAAGACCGATTAGCGCCGACGGCACCGTCTCCTTGTCCTTCAGCGCGTCCGGCCTGCGAAAAGTCTGGAAGCAGATGGTGGCCACGAAGAGCCCGCAGGACGCCATGGCCAGGCGATGGACGCTTCGCCAAGGAAGCACCGGGGCAGGGATGGTATGCGGCGGCGGTGAAGAAGGCGCAGAGCCAGCTGGAGCTGTCGCCGCTGCGCTAGAACGCACCGCCACCCAGATTCCACCCGCGGCCACCCTCGCCAAAAATCTCGTAGCCCGCCGCGGTCACCGCGACCGTGTCCTCGAGCTTGATGAAGCCGCGCCTCGGATGCTTCATCGTGGTCTCGATCGACACCACCATGCCTGCTTCGAGCGGCAGCCGGGCGTCGGTGTCGTCGTAGGGAACCGGACCCGTGGCGGTCAGGTGAGGGACCTCGTGGCTGACCAGGCCCATGCCGTGGGCGAGGAAATCGGTGCAGTCACGCTGAGTGATCTGGGCGAGTTGCCGTTCGGCCGCGACGTAGATGTCGCCGCCCAGGGCGCCCGGCCGGACTGCGGCAAAGGCGGCGCGCTGGACGGCCTCGATCTCAGCCAGGCAGTCCTTCAGCTCTGAATCCGGGTCGCCCAGCACGGCCATGCGCGCGAGGTCGCCGATATAGCCGTGGTAATTGCCGCCGGAGTCGAGCGACAGCACCTCACCTTGCTCCCAGGGCTGCGCCGACGGCGCCCGGTTGTGGCTGCTGCCGCAGGCCAGCAGGCAGTATTCGAAGGTCAGCCCGCGGTTGGCTTCTGCGATGCGCAAGGCGTTGGACAATTGCTGCTTGGTGGTGCCCGGCCCGTGTCCGGCGATCACCTCCAGCATCGATGCGATGACGAGTTCGGATGCGGTCTTGAGCTTGGCCAGCTCGTCCGCCGACTTGACCGCACGCAGCCGCTCCAGCACCAGCAGCGCGTCCTTGAGCTCGGCACCGGGCAGGGCGTCGGCGAGCGCCCGGCCCGCATCCATCGGCAGGAACGCCATCTCGACCCCGACCCGCTTCATGGGCACGCCGGCGTCCCGGATCAGGCCCACGGCGCGCGTGACCGCGTCGACCGAGCCGTTGGACTCGGTCCGGACCTGTGGCACCCACGGCGGCGCGACAGCGCGCTGATGGGTCTCCAGCCGGTGGCCGATATAGACGGCTTTCTCGGGCGCGCCTTTGGGATAGACCAGGACCGGCAGATAGCGGCTGATGCCCACGGCGTCCATGTAGTCGAAGAAGATCGCGCGCTCGGCGCCGAGCAGGTACTGCACATTGTGCTTGGAGGTCGCGACCAGGACGTCGAGGCCGGCGGCCTCCATCAGACGGTCGAGCTTGACGGTATCGAATGGAATGGCGCGCGAGCGTCCTGCGCGGGCGGTGTTCTCCTGCATGACGAAACTCCCATGGCTAGCGCGCCTTCAATGGCTGCGTCTGTTGGCTGGGCTTGCTGGGAGACAATTCTGAGCCGGAAGCGGGGTTCTCGGTAGCCTTCGATTAGGCCGGGCTGATCTGCGCACGACCACATCCGTAATTCGCATAAGGTATATTATGGAATATATTTATCTACAATTGGATCAGCCATTTAGCCGAAACTCCTGCCATCATGCCTTCGCTTGAGCCCCATTTCCGGTCCGCGCCGCGACCATCACCTCAGCCCTTGACGGCTACTGTGCATGGGGTTGTTTTTCAGTTTTCTGAGTCCGGCCATCTCTCCGAAAGCCGATATTGCCGCAACGATGTCCGGCTGCAATAAGCGTGGCCTCGCGAGATCGCAGATGACCTTCAGGCCTTCCGTCCGTATAGGTTTGCATCTCACAACAAGAACAAACTTCTGAGGAAGCAGACCCCATGAGCTTTTCCCGACGCACGCTTCTCAAGGCCTCCGCCGCGACTGCCGTCTTTGGCGGCGTCAGCGCGCCCTATGTGGCCCGTGCCCAGGCCGCCGAGTTCACCTACAAATACGCCAACAACCTGCCGGACACCCATCCGCTGAACGTGCGCGCCAAGGAGATGGCGGCCGCGATCAAGAGCGAGACCGGCGGCAAGTTCGACCTCCAGATCTTCCCGAACAACCAGCTCGGGTCCGACACCGACATGCTGAGCCAGATCCGCTCCGGCGGCGTCGAGTTCTTCACGCTGTCCGGCCTGATCCTGTCGACCCTGGTGCCGGCCGCGTCCATCAACGGCATCGGCTTCGCGTTCCCGGACTACGACACGGTCTGGAAGGCCATGGACGGCGACCTCGGTGCCCATGTCCGCGGCGAGATCAAGAAGGCCGGCCTCGAGGTGATGGACAAGATCTGGGACAACGGCTTCCGCCAGACCACGTCGTCGAGCAAGCCGATCACCGGGCCTGACGACCTCAAGGGCTTCAAGATCCGCGTGCCGGTGTCGCCGCTGTGGACCTCGATGTTCAAGGCGTTCGACGCCGCGCCCGCCTCAATCAATTTCAGCGAGGTCTATTCGGCGCTCCAGACCAAGATCGTCGAGGGCCAGGAGAACCCGCTGGCGATCATCTCGACCGCCAAGCTCTACGAGGTGCAGAAATACTGCTCGCTGACCAACCACATGTGGGACGGCTTCTGGTTCCTGGCCAACCGCAGAGCCTGGGAAAAGCTCCCACAGGACGTGCGCACGATCGTCGCCAAGAACATCAATGCCGCCGCCGTCAACGAACGCGCTGACACCGCCAAGCTCAATGCCAACCTCCAGCAGGAGCTGGCCGGCAAAGGCCTGACCTTCAACCAGCCGACCGTTGCGCCGTTCCGCGACAAGCTGCGCTCCGCCGGCTTCTATGCCGAGTGGAAGGGCAAGTATGGCGATCAGGCCTGGGACCTGCTGGAAAAGGCTGTCGGCAAGCTGTCGTAACGCGTTGGGGCCGCCGAGGTTCGTATCAGGATGGCTCATGTCGAGGTCGAAGTGATCGAAGTGGCGGGCGAGGCGACTGCTCGGTCCCCTCGCCGACCTTCGCTGCTGACTTCGCTCGAACGCGCGCTCGGCCTCCTCGTCGAAATCCCGGCGGCGATCCTGGTCATCGCCGAGATCGTGATCCTGTTTGCCGGCGTGGTCGCACGCTACGGTTTGCACCGGCCGCTGATCTGGTCGGACGAGCTCGCCTCGATCCTGTTCCTGTGGCTCGCCATGCTCGGCGCGGCGGTTGCGTTCCACCGCTCCGAGCACATGCGCATGACCGCGATCGTCGCCAGCGCACGGCCTGCGATGCGGGCCTGGCTCGATCTGGTTGCGACCTGCGCGGCGCTGGCGTTTCTGGTGCTGATCGTCTGGCCGTCCTGCGACTATGCCTACGAGGAAAGCTACATCACCACGCCGGCGCTCCAGATCTCGAACGTCTGGCGCGCCGCCGCGCTGCCGGCCGGCATCGGCCTGATGGTGGCCTTTGCTATGCTGCGGCTGCTGCGCGCGGCCGATTACCGGACGGTCGCGGCGGCCGTCGCCACCGTTGCCGTCGTGATCGGCCTGTTCTGGCTGGCGGAACCGTTGTTGCGACCGCTCGGCAATCTCAACCTCGTCATCTTCTTCGTCGGCGTCGCCGGCTTCTGCGTGTTTGCTGGCGTTCCCATTGCGTTTGGCTTTGGCCTCGCGATCTTCGGCTATCTGGCGCTGACCACGCGCACCCCGGTGATGGTGCTGGTCGGGCGGATGGACGAGGGCATGAGCCACCTCATCCTGCTCTCGGTGCCGCTGTTCGTATTCCTCGGGCTCCTGATCGAGATGACCGGCATGGCGCGGGCCATGGTGGCGTTCCTCGCAAACCTGCTCGGCCACGTCCGCGGCGGCCTGCATTACGTGCTGGTCGGCGCCATGTACCTGGTCTCCGGCATTTCCGGCGCCAAGGCCGCCGACATGGCGGCGGTCGCGCCGGTGCTGTTCCCGGAGATGAAGCAGCGCGGCGCCAAGCCGGGCGATCTCGTCGCGCTGCTTGCGGCGACCGGCGCCCAGACGGAGACCATTCCGCCGAGCCTCGTGCTGATCACGATCGGATCGGTCACGGGCGTGTCGATCGCCGCCCTGTTCACCGGCGGCCTGCTGCCCGGCGTGGTGCTCGCGATCACGCTCTGCATGCTGGTGTGGTGGCGCTACCGCCACGAGGACATGAGCCATGTCCGCCGCGCCAGGGCGTCCGAGATCGGCAAGACCTTCATCATCGCCCTGCCCGCGCTCGCGCTGCCCTTCGTGATCCGCTACGCCGTGGTCGAGGGCATTGCGACCGCGACCGAAGTCTCCACGATCGGCATCGTCTACGGCGCCCTGGTCGGCCTCCTCGTCTACCGCCGCTTCGACTGGCGGCGGCTGTTTCCGATGCTGGTCGAGACCGCGGCGCTGTCAGGCGCGATCCTGCTGATCATCGGCACGGCGACCGGGATGGCCTGGGGCCTGACCCAATCAGGCTTCTCGCGCTCGCTGGCTTCAGCCATGACCGGATTGCCCGGTGGGCCTGCCACCTTCATCGCGGTCTCGATCCTGGCCTTCGTGATCCTCGGCAGCGTGCTGGAGGGCATCCCGGCGATCGTGTTGTTCGGGCCGCTGCTGTTTCCGATCGCGCGCCTCGTCGGGGTGCACGAGGTGCACTATGCCATGATCATCATTCTGGCGATGGGTATCGGGCTATTCGCCCCGCCGTTCGGCGTCGGCTATTATGCCGCCTGCGCCATCGGACGCGTCGATCCGGCCGAGGGCATCAGGCCGATCTGGGGCTATCTGCTGGCGCTGCTGGTGGGATTGATCATCGTCGCGATCTTCCCCTGGATTTCGATCGGATTCCTGTAAGGCGGCCTCGAGGAGGATGTCGATGAGCGAGCGGCAGAACCAGTACGATATCGGCCTCGACAAGACCCCCGCCAACTACGTGCCGCTGAGCCCGCTGAGCTTCCTTGCGCGCAGCGCCGCCGTCTATCCCGACCAATTCAGCACCGTCTATGAGGGCCGCAGCTTCACGTGGCACCAGACCCATGAGCGCTGCAAGCGCTTTGCGTCCTGGCTTGCCGGCAAGGGCATCGGCGTCGGCGACACCGTGGCGGCGATGCTGCCGAACATTCCGGCGATGAACGAGGCGCATTTCGCGGTGCCGATGACCGGCGCCGTGCTCAACGCGCTCAACATTCGCCTCGATGCGCCCTCGATCGCGTTCCAGCTCGACCATGGCGGCGCGAAGATCATTCTGGTCGATCCGGAATTTTCAGGCGTCATCACCGACGCGCTCGCGCAGATGAAGGGGCCGAAGCCATTCGTCGTCGACGTCGACGATGCCGCGTTCAAGGGTGGCAAGCGCATCGGCGAGATCGAATATGAGGCCGCCGTCGCGCAAGGCGATCCGGCGTTCACCGCCATCCTGCCGCGCGACGAATGGGATGCCATCGCGCTGAGCTACACCTCGGGCACGACAGGAAATCCCAAGGGCGTCGTCACCCACCATCGCGGCGCCTACCTCAACGCCGTCAGCAACATCCTTGCCGGCAATCTCGGCCAGCATCCGGTCTATCTCTGGACGCTGCCGATGTTTCATTGCAACGGCTGGTGCTTCCCCTGGACCATCGCGGCCGCGGCCGGCGTCAATGTCTGCCTGCGCAAGGTCGAGCCGACGAAGATTTTCGAACTGATCAAGCAGCACGGCGTCACCCACATGTGCGGCGCGCCGATCGTCTACAACACGCTGATCAACGCGCCCGATGCACCGAAAGGCGATGCCGCCCGCCGCGTCGTCGGCTTGATCGCCGGCGCCGCGCCGCCGGTCGCGGTGCTCGAAGGCGCCGAGAACATCGGCATCAAGCTGACCCATGTCTATGGCCTGACCGAGGTCTACGGCCCCGCCTCCGTCTGCGCGGAGCAGCCCGGCTGGGACGATCTGCCTGCCGCCGAGCGCGCGCGCATGAAGCGGCGGCAGGGCGTGCCCTACCCGCTCGAGGAAGGCGTCACCGTCATCGACCCGCAAACGATGCGAGAGGTGCCGCGCGACGGCGAGACCATCGGCGAGGTCATGTTCCGCGGCAACATCGTGATGAAGGGCTATCTCAAGAACGAGGAGGCGACGAAGGAAGCGTTCGAAGGCGGCTGGTTTCACACCGGCGACCTCGGCGTGCTGGACGCGCAGGGCTACGTCACCATCAAGGACCGCTCCAAGGACATCATCATCTCCGGCGGCGAGAACATCTCGTCCGTCGAGGTCGAGGACATCCTCTACAAGCACCCGGCCGTGCTGTTCGCAGCCGTGGTCGCAAAGCCCGATCCGAAATGGGGCGAAGTTCCTTGCGCCTTCGTCGAGCTGAAGGACGGCGCCAGCGCGACCGAGGCCGACATCATCGCCTTCTGCCGCACGCATATGAGCGGCTTCAAGACGCCGAAGGCCGTCGTGTTCGGACCGATCCCGAAGACGTCCACGGGCAAGATCCAGAAATTCCTGCTGCGCAACGAGGTTGGATCGGTGAAGGCGATCTCGGCCTGACTGCCGCGGACTCAGAAACATTTGGAAACATTTAGTCGGGCCTGTGCAGCGATTGCGCGTTGTTCCGAAACCGATCGTGCAGGTTCGACGACGTTCGGACACGACAGGAAAAGATTGGAAAACATTAGAGACGCATTTACGATTCCGCCTCGTCGGATTCGCTGATTCCAGATGATTCGCCGCGCGGGCTGCGTGGCTGGCGACCGGCGCTGTTGGGGCGCTTCATGCGGTTCGTGTCTTGAGCGCAGACGTGTGCGCGCGTCTGGCGCTGCTGCTATTGACGGCCGGATTGCTGCTGCCGCGCGCGGCTGAGGCGCAAGTCATGCGCGAGTTCGGCTTCGGCGCCCCAGCGGGCATGCCGGGATATGCCGCCGCGGGACCGAATGCGCCCGGCTATGGCTTCGACAATTTTGCCAATCCCGCGTTCGGCGGCGCCGCATTCGGCGGGCCGCAGACATCGGCTTTCTCCGGCGCCTGGTTTGGCAACGGCGGCAGCGGCGGTGGCATGCAGCCGGGTTATGGCTGGAGCGGCGAACCGCAGCAGGGTTTTGCCGGCGGAGGGCGATTCGTCGGCATGCGGCTGTCCTTCAGCGGCGGCACCGATAGCGCCTCGCGGCCCGAGACGGCGCAGGCCACGTTCCTGGCGATGACGCAGTTCACGCAAGCTTTGCTCGATCCCGCCATCGACGGCCGCGGCATCGGCCCCGCGGAGCTTGACGCGGAGCTCGCGGCCTACGCCGATGTCGGCAACGACCCGACGCATGGCGGCATCGGACGCGAAGCCTATGGAGCGATCTACGGCAGACCCTCGCTCGCGTCCGCGCACTGGAACGTCTGGGCCACCGGCTTCGGCGGCTCGCAGGTGTCGACCGGCGGCAGCGGCTCCGCCAGCCGGAGTTTTGGCACGGTGGTCGGCGCGGACTACTCACTATCGCCGCAGACGCGAATGGGCTTCGCGCTCGCCGGCGGCGGCACCGGCTATGCCAACAACTTCTCCAGCGGCCGTTCCGATCTTTTCCAGGCCGGCACCTTCGTCAGGCATTCGGTCGGACCGGCCTATGTCGCAACCGCGCTCGCCTATGGCTGGCAGGCCATCACCGGCGACTATCAGGTCACGCCGGCCGGCACGAGCCAGCTCAACGTGGCGGTCAATGCCAATGCCTATTCCGGTCGCCTCGAAGGCGGCTATCGTTTTGCCATGCCCTCACTCGGCGTCATACCCTATGCGGCTGCGCAGATCACCACCTTCCGCTTGCCCTCCAATGCCGCGCAGCCAGCCTACGCCGATCCGTCTCCCTCGGCGGCCGGCAACGACAGCTTCACCGACACCCGCGCCGAGCTCGGCCTGCGCACGAGCACGTCCTTTGCGCTGCTTGGAGGTATGATGAGCCTGCGCGGACGGCTCGCGTGGGCGCACGATTTCAGCGCGGGGCAGTCGATCCCGACCGCGTTCCGGTCCCTGCCCGGCCAAGGCTTCATCGTCGGCGGCACGGCATTGGCGCCGAACGCGGCGCTGACCGGCGTTGCAATCGAGCTGCGCGACCTGAACGGCTGGTCGGCCTCGGCGAACCTCGACAGCGAAGTGTCGAGCCTGGTCCGCTCCTACACCGGCAGGGCCAGCCTGCGCTACGCGTGGTGACCCAGCCGCGATCGACGAAAGACGTCCGCCCGCACGCCGGACGGCGGCGAGCGGACGCCCTCTCCGTCCTCACATCTTCTTGTAGGCGTCAATCAGCGCCTGGCCATCGGGCCCTGCCTTCTTGAGCCAATCGGCAGTGAGCTGCTCGCCGATCTTCTGGAAGCCGGCCTTGAGTGCCGGGCTCGGCGGCTCGACCGTCATGCCCTTGGCCTTGAGCTGATCGATGTACCAGGTGCTCTTGTCCTGCCAGGCCTTCCAGCCGCGCGTCTCCGCCGTTGCCGCAGCTTTCAGGATCGCCTCCTGGGTCGGCTTGTCGAGCGCGTCGAACGCGGCCTTGTTGACGAAGGTATAGTCCTTCGGGACCCAGGCCTGTACGTCGTAGAAGTACTTGAGCGACTCCCAGGCCTTCGCGTCGTAGCCGGTGCCGCCCGACGACATGAAGGAGTTCACGACACCGGTCGCGAGCGCCTGCGGCAATTCGGCTGCCTGGATCGTGACCGACTGCGCGCCGACCAACTCGCCGATACGCGCGGTTCCGACATTATAGGCGCGCCATTTCAGGCCCTTCATATCTTCAATCGTCGCGAGCGGCTTGTTGACATAGACACCCTGCGGCGCCCACGGCACGACGAACAGCAGCTTGAGGCCCTGCGCCTCGAGCTTCTTCGTAATCGCGGGCTTGGAGGCCTGATACAGCTTCATCGCGTCCGGGAAGCTGGTTGCCAGGAACGGCACGACGTCGACACCAAAGAGCGGATCCTCGTTCTCGTGAATCGACAACAGCACCTCGCCCATCTGCGCCTGCCCGGTCACCACCGCGCGCTTGATGTCGGGCGCCTTGAACAGCGAGGCGCCGGGATGAACCGTGATCTGGAGTTTGCCGGACGTGGCGGCATCGACGTCCTTGGCGAAAGCGACCAGGTTTTCAGAGTGCGGATTGTCGGCGGGATAGGCTGCCGGCAGATTCCATTTGGTCTGGGCCAAAGCGGGCGTCGCGGCCAGCATGGCGCCGGCGATCAGGCCTGCGCGGACGAAACGAGACTTCATCGGACTTCTCCTCACAGTCAATTTGAATACAGGTACGCTCAGTCTGGGAAGGCGAGCTTGGGCAAAAACATCACGATCTGCGGATACTCCGTGATGATGAATACGGAGGCAAGCAGCAGGACGAAGAACGGAAACGCGGCCCGCGCGACCGTGAACGTGTCTCGGCCGCTCATGTTCTGGAGCACGAACAGGTTGAAGCCGACCGGCGGCGTGATCTGCGCCATCTCGACATGGATGATGAGATAGACGCCGAACCAGACCAGGTCGAGACCGGCCTGCTTGACCATCGGCAGCACGATGACGGCGGTCAGCACGATCATCGAGATGCCGTCGATCAGGCAACCCAGGATAATGTACATGATGCTCAGATACAGCGCGAGCATGCCCGGCGTGAGCTGCTGTCCCTGAACCCAGGTGGCGAGCGCGGCCGGAATGCCCGTATAGGCCATCGCGGCCGTGGTGTAGGCGGCGCCTGCGAGGATCAGCATGATCATGCAGGTCAGGCGCGTCGCGCTCATGATGCTCTCGAGGAAGTTCTTGCGCGTCAGCGTGCCGCTCCACCACGCCAGCAGCAGCGCGCCAGTGACGCCCCACGCGGCGCATTCTGTCGCGGTTGCAAAGCCCAGCACGAGCGAGAAGAAGACCGCCATGATCAACAACAGGCAAGGCGCGAGCTTGGCCGACTCGCGCAGCTTCTGCCGGAATGGCATCGGCGGATCGCGCGGTGGAACCTTTTTCGGGTTGAGCAGCGACCAGATGATGATGTAGCCGGAATAGAGCACCATCACGAGCACGCCCGGCAGGAAGCCGCCGAGGAACACCTGAAGCACGGAGACGTTCGCCGTGACCGCGTAGACCACCATCGGAATCGACGGCGGGATCAAGAGGCCGAGCGTACCGGAGCCTGCGAGCGATCCGAGGCTCAAGCCCTTGTCGTAGCCGCGCTTGTCGAGCTCGGGCAGCGCGATCTTGCCGATGGTCGCACAGGTCGCGGCTGAAGAGCCCGACACTGCCGCGAAGATGCCGCAGCCGATCACGTTCACATGCGTCAAGCGCCCGGGCAGCCACTGCACCCACGGCGACAGACCGCGGAACATCTCTTCCGACAATTTGGTTCGGAACAGGATCTCGCCCATCCAGATGAACAGCGGCAAGGCGGCCAGCGTCCAGGACGAGCTGGCGCTCCAGGTCGTGGTCGCAAGCACAGAGCCGAGCGGCAAGCTCGTGGTCAGTGCCATCGCGACGAAGCCGACGAGCCCGAGCGAGACCGCGATCCAGATGCCGCTTCCCAGCAACAGGATCATGACCCCGAGCAGGATGAAGGACAGCTCGATCATGCCGAGATTGGCCATGGTCAACCGCCCCCGCCTTGCGAGATGCGCTCGATGAATTCGTCCGGCGTCTCGTCGGGCGAGCCCTTCTCATAGCTCGGCCGGTTGCCGGCGATGACATTGACCATTTCATCAATCAGCGCGATCGACAGGATCACGAGTCCGCCGGCAAAGCCGAGCTGGGGAATCCAGAGCGGAAGCGCGACTACACCCTGCGCCACGTCGTTGAAGCGCCAGGAGTCGTAAGTCATCTGAATCGCATGCCGGGTGAAGTAGAGAATGAAGGCGGTCGCAATGCCGAGCGCCACGATCTCCGCGATCTGCTTCGTCCGCCCGTGCAGGCGCTCCAGCAGCAGGCCGACGCGGATCATCTCGCCGCGCTTGAAGGTGTGGGCGAGGCCGAGAAACGCCATCGCAGCCATGCACCAGGACGCGAAATCATCGCCGGCGGGAATGTTGATCGCAAACTGCCGCCCGACCGACATGATCATCATGATGGCGAAGATCGCAACCATGAAGACGCCGGCAGCGTAGCCCGCTCCGAGATAAAGGAGATCCAGAGCGCGCCGCACTGGTCCCTGCTTCGTTACATCGTCTCCTGCCAACGCGACCCCATCCTCGTCCGAGGCGATTCAACCGGCTCCCGTGATCACGTGTCACCAGCCCCCGTTTGCATATCGCCCTGCCCAACGCCTGTCCTTCAGACGTTAGATCAACATGACGGAGCCCGCGCTAGCAAGGGGTATGCCGCCCCGTGCCGGAATTTCCACCTCAGGTTCAGTGCGTCTCCAGCCGCATCCCGTCATAGGCCGGCACCACGCCCGCGGGCAGCGACTGTCGGATTACCTCGTAATCAACGTCGGCCGTCATGTTGGTGATGACGGCACGCTTCGGCTTGAAGCGCTCGATCCAGGACAGCGCGTCGTTGATGCTGAAATGGCTGGAATGCTGGGTGTAGCGCAGGCCGTCGACGATCCAGACATCGAGATTTTCCAGCGCGCCAAAACTCTCGCGCGGGATGTCGTTGAGGTCGGGCGTGTAGGCGGCATTGCCGATGCGATAGCCGAGCGCGGGGATCTGGCCGTGCTGAACCAGGAAGGCGGTCATCGAGACGTCCCCGCCCTTGCCGCTGATGATCCGGCTCTCGCCGGCCTCGATCGAATGCCGGTGCAGGATCGGTGGGTAGTCGCTTCCTTCCGGCGAGATGAAGCAATAGGAGAACCGCGCCATGATGTCTTTCGCGGTCGACTGGTTGAAATAGACCGGAATGCGCTTGCGCATGTGGAGCACGACCGAACGCAGATCATCCATGCCATGGGTCTGGTCGGCATGCTCATGGGTCAGAAACACCGCATCGATGTGATCGACATTGGTGTCGATCAGTTGCTCGCGGAGATCCGGCGCGGTGTCGATCACGATGCGCGTGGTGCCGTGGTGTGATGTCTGTTCGACCAGCAGCGAGCAGCGGCGGCGGCGGTTTTTTGGATTGTTGGGATCGCAGGCACCCCAGCCGAGCGCCGGGCGCGGCACGCCGGCGGAGGAGCCGCAACCCAGGATCGTCAGTGTCAGCGTCATGTGGCTCCCAACCTTAAGCTTTCACCTTGGAGAACAGCCGGAAGAAGTTGTCGGTGGTCTGGCGAGAAATCTCTTCGAGGGTCACGCCGCGGGTTTCGGCCAGCACCTTGGCGACCTCGACCACATAGGCCGGCTCGTTGCGTTTGCCTCGGAACTTGCCGGGCGCAAGATAGGGTGAATCTGTTTCAACCAGAATACGGTCGGACGGCAGTTCGGCCGCAAGCGCGCGCAGGGCTTCCGATTTCTTGAAGGTCAGGATGCCGGTGAAGCCGACATAGAGCCCGAGCGCCACCGCCTTCAGCGCCAGCTCGCGCCCGCCCGTGTAACAATGCAGCACGGCCCGAAACGATCCCTTGGCCGCCTCCTCCTCCAGGATGCGGCCGCAATCCTCGTCCGCCTCGCGGGTGTGGATCACGAGCGGCAGGCCGGTCGCGCGCGCGGCGGCGATGTGAGCGCGAAAGCCCCTCGCCTGCGCCTCCGGCGAGCCGTTGTCGTAGAAATAGTCGAGCCCGGCCTCGCCGAGCGCGACGACCTTGGGATGCTCCGTCAGCCCGATCAGCTCGTCCGGCGCGATGCCGTCTTCCTCATCCGCGTTGTGCGGATGAGTGCCGACCGAGCAATAGACGTCGTCGAACCGCTCGGCGATGGCCAGAAGCTGATTGAGCTTTCGCACCCGCGTCGAGATCGTGACCATGCGCCCGATACCGGCCGCACGCGCCCGCGACACGATCCCGTCGAGATCTTCCGCAAAGTCGGGAAAATCCAGATGGCAGTGGCTGTCGACCAGCATCGGGCCAGCACCTTACGCCGCAGGCTCGATGTAGCGCGGGAACGCCGGTGTCGGCGCCGGCAACGTCGAGCCGGGCGCGATGCGCTTGGCACCACCGAGCATCGCGAAGGTCCGCTCGCCCTCGGGAATGCCGAGGCTGTCGAGCAGCAAGCTAGATGCGGTCGGCATCGCCGGCTGGGCCAGGATCGCGA is from Bradyrhizobium xenonodulans and encodes:
- a CDS encoding autotransporter outer membrane beta-barrel domain-containing protein, translating into MSADVCARLALLLLTAGLLLPRAAEAQVMREFGFGAPAGMPGYAAAGPNAPGYGFDNFANPAFGGAAFGGPQTSAFSGAWFGNGGSGGGMQPGYGWSGEPQQGFAGGGRFVGMRLSFSGGTDSASRPETAQATFLAMTQFTQALLDPAIDGRGIGPAELDAELAAYADVGNDPTHGGIGREAYGAIYGRPSLASAHWNVWATGFGGSQVSTGGSGSASRSFGTVVGADYSLSPQTRMGFALAGGGTGYANNFSSGRSDLFQAGTFVRHSVGPAYVATALAYGWQAITGDYQVTPAGTSQLNVAVNANAYSGRLEGGYRFAMPSLGVIPYAAAQITTFRLPSNAAQPAYADPSPSAAGNDSFTDTRAELGLRTSTSFALLGGMMSLRGRLAWAHDFSAGQSIPTAFRSLPGQGFIVGGTALAPNAALTGVAIELRDLNGWSASANLDSEVSSLVRSYTGRASLRYAW
- a CDS encoding TRAP transporter substrate-binding protein; the protein is MKSRFVRAGLIAGAMLAATPALAQTKWNLPAAYPADNPHSENLVAFAKDVDAATSGKLQITVHPGASLFKAPDIKRAVVTGQAQMGEVLLSIHENEDPLFGVDVVPFLATSFPDAMKLYQASKPAITKKLEAQGLKLLFVVPWAPQGVYVNKPLATIEDMKGLKWRAYNVGTARIGELVGAQSVTIQAAELPQALATGVVNSFMSSGGTGYDAKAWESLKYFYDVQAWVPKDYTFVNKAAFDALDKPTQEAILKAAATAETRGWKAWQDKSTWYIDQLKAKGMTVEPPSPALKAGFQKIGEQLTADWLKKAGPDGQALIDAYKKM
- a CDS encoding TRAP transporter large permease is translated as MANLGMIELSFILLGVMILLLGSGIWIAVSLGLVGFVAMALTTSLPLGSVLATTTWSASSSWTLAALPLFIWMGEILFRTKLSEEMFRGLSPWVQWLPGRLTHVNVIGCGIFAAVSGSSAATCATIGKIALPELDKRGYDKGLSLGSLAGSGTLGLLIPPSIPMVVYAVTANVSVLQVFLGGFLPGVLVMVLYSGYIIIWSLLNPKKVPPRDPPMPFRQKLRESAKLAPCLLLIMAVFFSLVLGFATATECAAWGVTGALLLAWWSGTLTRKNFLESIMSATRLTCMIMLILAGAAYTTAAMAYTGIPAALATWVQGQQLTPGMLALYLSIMYIILGCLIDGISMIVLTAVIVLPMVKQAGLDLVWFGVYLIIHVEMAQITPPVGFNLFVLQNMSGRDTFTVARAAFPFFVLLLASVFIITEYPQIVMFLPKLAFPD
- a CDS encoding TRAP transporter small permease → MRRALDLLYLGAGYAAGVFMVAIFAIMMIMSVGRQFAINIPAGDDFASWCMAAMAFLGLAHTFKRGEMIRVGLLLERLHGRTKQIAEIVALGIATAFILYFTRHAIQMTYDSWRFNDVAQGVVALPLWIPQLGFAGGLVILSIALIDEMVNVIAGNRPSYEKGSPDETPDEFIERISQGGGG
- a CDS encoding MBL fold metallo-hydrolase — its product is MTLTLTILGCGSSAGVPRPALGWGACDPNNPKNRRRRCSLLVEQTSHHGTTRIVIDTAPDLREQLIDTNVDHIDAVFLTHEHADQTHGMDDLRSVVLHMRKRIPVYFNQSTAKDIMARFSYCFISPEGSDYPPILHRHSIEAGESRIISGKGGDVSMTAFLVQHGQIPALGYRIGNAAYTPDLNDIPRESFGALENLDVWIVDGLRYTQHSSHFSINDALSWIERFKPKRAVITNMTADVDYEVIRQSLPAGVVPAYDGMRLETH
- a CDS encoding TatD family hydrolase; this encodes MLVDSHCHLDFPDFAEDLDGIVSRARAAGIGRMVTISTRVRKLNQLLAIAERFDDVYCSVGTHPHNADEEDGIAPDELIGLTEHPKVVALGEAGLDYFYDNGSPEAQARGFRAHIAAARATGLPLVIHTREADEDCGRILEEEAAKGSFRAVLHCYTGGRELALKAVALGLYVGFTGILTFKKSEALRALAAELPSDRILVETDSPYLAPGKFRGKRNEPAYVVEVAKVLAETRGVTLEEISRQTTDNFFRLFSKVKA